In a genomic window of Comamonadaceae bacterium OTU4NAUVB1:
- a CDS encoding GNAT family N-acetyltransferase produces MSDYEVRPATMRDARAIAEVHAAAAAAAYAGILPDDELRALAPATRESKWREAIEFSEPQVQVAVAGTEVVGFVGFDRSRDPKTPSTTGEIWALHIKPDHWGKGVGVALWDAAREGLEDEGCTTVTLWVPLRNDRAMRFFELAGFKREMKTAKTTALGTVKIEEIRLKRSVV; encoded by the coding sequence ATGTCTGATTACGAAGTCCGCCCCGCCACGATGCGCGATGCCAGGGCCATCGCCGAAGTCCACGCCGCCGCCGCGGCGGCCGCCTATGCCGGCATCCTTCCCGACGACGAATTGCGCGCCCTGGCGCCGGCCACGCGCGAATCCAAGTGGCGCGAGGCGATCGAGTTCAGCGAGCCGCAGGTGCAGGTCGCCGTGGCGGGCACCGAGGTCGTCGGCTTCGTGGGCTTCGATCGCTCGCGCGACCCCAAGACGCCGTCGACCACCGGCGAGATCTGGGCGCTCCACATCAAGCCCGACCACTGGGGCAAGGGCGTGGGCGTGGCGCTCTGGGACGCCGCGCGCGAGGGCCTGGAGGACGAGGGCTGCACCACCGTCACGCTGTGGGTGCCGCTGCGCAACGATCGCGCCATGCGCTTCTTCGAACTCGCCGGCTTCAAGCGCGAGATGAAGACCGCCAAGACCACGGCGCTGGGCACCGTCAAGATCGAGGAAATCCGCCTCAAGCGCAGCGTCGTCTGA
- a CDS encoding RluA family pseudouridine synthase, producing the protein MPAPFAHHEDAHLLVLEKPAGLLCVPGRGADKQDCLSARAIARWPDARVVHRLDMATSGLVLMARDGATQRALGDAFANRDVDKRYEAVVDGLPGATGSDARGWSVIDAPIAPDWPRRPLRVIDAAGKPSLTRWRVLEALPERRASRVLLVPTTGRTHQLRVHLASIGHPILGDALYGDAAVQARSPRLLLHASALTLRHPATGETLRFESPAPF; encoded by the coding sequence ATGCCCGCTCCCTTCGCCCACCACGAGGACGCCCACCTGCTGGTGCTGGAGAAACCCGCCGGGCTCCTGTGCGTGCCCGGCCGCGGCGCCGACAAGCAGGACTGCCTGAGCGCGCGCGCCATCGCCCGCTGGCCCGATGCGCGCGTCGTGCACCGGCTCGACATGGCCACCAGCGGCCTGGTGCTGATGGCACGCGACGGCGCGACGCAGCGCGCGCTGGGCGACGCCTTCGCGAACCGGGACGTCGACAAGCGCTACGAGGCCGTCGTCGACGGCCTGCCGGGCGCGACCGGGTCCGATGCGCGCGGCTGGTCGGTGATCGACGCGCCGATCGCGCCGGACTGGCCGCGCCGCCCGCTGCGGGTGATCGACGCCGCCGGCAAGCCGAGCCTCACGCGCTGGCGCGTCCTGGAAGCGCTGCCGGAGCGCCGCGCGAGCCGGGTGCTGCTGGTGCCGACCACCGGGCGCACGCACCAGCTGCGCGTGCACCTGGCCTCGATCGGCCATCCGATCCTGGGCGATGCGCTCTATGGCGACGCCGCCGTGCAGGCACGCTCGCCACGCCTGCTGCTGCACGCGAGCGCACTGACGCTGCGTCATCCGGCCACGGGCGAGACCCTGCGCTTCGAGAGCCCGGCACCGTTCTGA
- a CDS encoding DUF808 domain-containing protein, with protein MASSLFLLIDDIAAVLDDVAVLTKLAAKKTAGVLGDDLALNAQQVTGVTAERELPVVWAVCKGSFVNKAILVPAALLIGSFAPWAITPLLMVGGAFLCFEGVEKLAHRFLHPEARKDDEARLTRAVAQDEVDVAALEKDKVKGAIRTDFILSAEIIVITLGTVAGQSFVTQVTVLVGIALVMTAGVYGLVAGIVKLDDAGLHLSRREGAGARALGRGILAAAPWLMKALSVVGTAAMFLVGGGILVHGVPAVGHAVEAWAAGVGGLVGSLGSMLANAGVGIAAGAVVLAVVEGAKRLWGRR; from the coding sequence ATGGCCTCCAGTCTCTTCCTCCTGATCGACGACATCGCGGCGGTCCTCGACGACGTCGCCGTGCTCACCAAGCTAGCGGCCAAGAAGACCGCCGGCGTGCTCGGCGACGACCTCGCCCTCAACGCGCAGCAGGTCACCGGCGTCACGGCCGAGCGCGAGCTGCCCGTGGTGTGGGCGGTGTGCAAGGGCTCCTTCGTCAACAAGGCGATCCTGGTGCCGGCGGCGCTGCTGATCGGCAGCTTCGCGCCCTGGGCGATCACGCCGCTGCTCATGGTGGGCGGTGCCTTCCTGTGTTTCGAGGGCGTCGAGAAACTGGCGCACCGCTTCCTGCATCCCGAGGCCCGCAAGGACGACGAGGCGCGCCTGACCCGGGCCGTGGCGCAGGACGAGGTCGACGTCGCCGCGCTCGAGAAGGACAAGGTCAAGGGTGCGATCCGCACCGACTTCATCCTCTCGGCCGAGATCATCGTGATCACCCTGGGCACCGTGGCCGGCCAGTCGTTCGTCACGCAGGTGACGGTGCTGGTGGGCATCGCCCTGGTGATGACGGCCGGTGTCTACGGCCTGGTGGCGGGCATCGTGAAGCTCGACGACGCCGGGCTCCACCTGAGCCGGCGCGAGGGGGCGGGCGCGCGGGCGCTGGGCCGGGGCATCCTGGCCGCGGCGCCGTGGCTCATGAAGGCGCTGTCGGTGGTGGGGACGGCCGCGATGTTCCTGGTGGGCGGCGGCATCCTGGTGCATGGCGTGCCGGCGGTCGGGCACGCGGTCGAGGCCTGGGCGGCCGGCGTGGGAGGGCTGGTCGGCTCGCTGGGCTCGATGCTCGCCAACGCGGGGGTCGGCATCGCCGCCGGTGCCGTCGTGCTGGCGGTGGTCGAAGGGGCGAAGCGCCTGTGGGGCCGGCGCTGA
- the egtB gene encoding ergothioneine biosynthesis protein EgtB has translation MTYPRPQAPTASALRDAFREVRAESLARAAPLSPEDQCIQSMPDASPTKWHLAHTTWFFETVLLQPHLSAHRPFDERFNFLFNSYYEALGPRHPRPQRGLLTRPSRDEVLAYRAHVDGAVERMFDQALRSAATWNAIEPIVSLGLQHEQQHQELLVTDILHAFSCNPLLPAYQPVSAPVLRLASAAPSTRWLEHVGGQVQVGHDGDGFAFDNETPRHAALLQPHAIADRLVTCGDYARFIADGGYRNPGLWLSDGWALVRAQGWQAPAYWIEAGDPRLAGHAQGGPADWHVFGLHGVRPLDPAEPVAQLSLYEAAAYAEWAGARLPTEFEWEVASADPAFRQATGHVWQWTRSSYDPYPGFRPAPGIAAEYNGKFMVGQLVLRGGSVATPSGHTRPSYRNFFPPAARWQFTGLRLAKDL, from the coding sequence ATGACGTACCCCCGGCCGCAGGCGCCGACCGCCAGCGCGCTGCGCGATGCCTTTCGCGAAGTGCGTGCAGAGAGCCTGGCCCGTGCCGCGCCGCTGTCGCCCGAAGACCAGTGCATCCAGTCGATGCCCGACGCCAGTCCCACCAAGTGGCACCTCGCGCACACCACCTGGTTCTTCGAGACGGTCCTGCTCCAGCCCCACCTGAGCGCCCATCGCCCGTTCGACGAGCGTTTCAACTTCCTTTTCAATTCCTACTACGAAGCCCTCGGCCCGCGCCATCCCCGACCGCAGCGGGGGCTGCTCACGCGCCCGTCGCGCGACGAGGTGCTGGCCTATCGCGCGCACGTCGACGGGGCGGTCGAGCGAATGTTCGACCAGGCGCTGCGCAGCGCCGCGACATGGAACGCCATCGAGCCGATCGTCTCGCTCGGGCTGCAGCACGAGCAGCAGCACCAGGAACTGCTCGTCACCGACATCCTGCACGCCTTCTCCTGCAACCCGCTGCTGCCGGCCTACCAGCCGGTGTCGGCGCCCGTGCTGCGGCTCGCGTCGGCCGCGCCGTCGACGCGCTGGCTCGAACATGTCGGCGGCCAGGTGCAGGTCGGCCACGACGGCGACGGCTTCGCGTTCGACAACGAGACGCCGCGCCACGCCGCGCTGCTGCAGCCGCACGCCATCGCCGACCGGCTGGTGACCTGCGGCGACTACGCCCGCTTCATCGCCGACGGCGGCTATCGCAACCCGGGCCTGTGGCTGTCCGACGGCTGGGCGCTGGTGCGCGCGCAGGGCTGGCAGGCACCGGCCTACTGGATCGAGGCCGGCGACCCGCGCCTGGCGGGCCATGCCCAGGGCGGCCCCGCCGACTGGCACGTCTTCGGCCTGCACGGCGTGCGCCCGCTGGACCCGGCCGAGCCCGTCGCGCAGCTGAGCCTGTACGAAGCGGCGGCCTATGCGGAATGGGCCGGCGCGCGCCTGCCGACCGAGTTCGAATGGGAGGTGGCCAGTGCCGACCCGGCGTTCCGCCAGGCCACCGGCCACGTCTGGCAGTGGACGCGTTCCTCCTACGATCCGTACCCCGGCTTCCGGCCGGCGCCGGGCATCGCCGCCGAATACAACGGCAAGTTCATGGTCGGCCAGCTGGTGCTGCGGGGCGGCAGCGTCGCCACGCCGTCGGGCCACACGCGGCCGAGCTACCGCAATTTCTTTCCCCCCGCCGCACGCTGGCAGTTCACGGGGCTGCGCCTCGCCAAGGATCTCTGA
- a CDS encoding 2Fe-2S iron-sulfur cluster-binding protein gives MKARLSPLEREFVIQPAQTVLRAAEAAGIDLPSACRNGTCRTCICLLTAGRVRHTIEWPGLSAEEKAEGWFLPCVAEPLGDIEVTSPLA, from the coding sequence ATGAAGGCGCGCCTGTCGCCACTCGAGCGGGAATTCGTCATCCAGCCCGCGCAGACCGTGCTGCGCGCCGCCGAGGCGGCCGGAATCGACCTGCCCAGCGCGTGCCGCAACGGCACCTGCCGCACCTGCATCTGTCTGCTGACGGCGGGCCGGGTGCGCCACACCATCGAATGGCCCGGCCTCAGCGCCGAGGAAAAGGCCGAAGGCTGGTTCCTGCCCTGCGTGGCCGAGCCGCTCGGCGACATCGAGGTCACTTCACCGCTGGCGTGA
- a CDS encoding ShlB/FhaC/HecB family hemolysin secretion/activation protein → MPLLRVGVALALAGGAAALQAQNARPGNPLDQLPAPAPVPAPRDPAPRVELRAPAGPTGNRLEQSFTATRFDIEGVRALPFERVAALFAPLAGRPTTAAQLVQRATEASALYRDAGHPLSFVFVPDQTFAGGVVRVVAVEGYLSGLRIEGDAGPATPKLREIAAPLLAERPLRQATFERVTQLLARMPGLTVAATASMPGTTDGATELVLKVKRVPYDVSLGADLRQPRSRAVLNGVWNDPFVAGGQLSASTLVGDFSREKLFTLGYTQLVGADGLAWRTSLTRYSGYPDSRLGRGAPLERRNTNQRAELSASQPLRLDARGSLTLNGGFYAVDNSDDYRVPANGVTLSEDTRVRALFAQLAYVDATPGRSRSASALLAHGIDGLGARAVVRSNIDALNGVGLSQTDFTRVTFDASQRDRFSGGWGTGVSFGGQYSGQSLAASERIAFGGPRFARGYAPGDGAGDAGWGVGVEFNRQFALDLPWLRQVEPYVLLEAARVSTRYGEPLPRELRSMALGLRVSDARHYSIDVAVAKPTGDAALNNPLRKTRVSLQLSYRLSAP, encoded by the coding sequence ATGCCTCTCCTGCGTGTCGGCGTGGCGCTCGCGCTGGCTGGCGGTGCCGCCGCGCTGCAGGCGCAGAACGCGCGGCCGGGCAATCCGCTCGACCAGCTGCCGGCGCCCGCCCCCGTGCCGGCGCCGCGCGATCCGGCGCCCCGAGTCGAACTGCGCGCGCCGGCCGGCCCGACCGGCAACCGGCTGGAGCAATCCTTCACCGCCACGCGCTTCGACATCGAGGGCGTGCGCGCCCTGCCCTTCGAACGCGTCGCCGCGCTGTTCGCGCCGCTCGCCGGCCGGCCGACGACGGCGGCGCAACTGGTCCAGCGCGCCACCGAGGCCAGCGCGCTCTATCGGGACGCGGGCCATCCGCTGTCCTTCGTCTTCGTGCCCGACCAGACGTTCGCCGGCGGCGTGGTGCGCGTGGTGGCGGTCGAGGGCTACCTCTCCGGCCTGCGCATCGAGGGCGACGCCGGGCCGGCCACGCCCAAGCTGCGCGAGATCGCGGCGCCGCTGCTGGCCGAGCGGCCGTTGCGGCAAGCGACCTTCGAGCGCGTCACCCAGCTGCTCGCGCGCATGCCGGGCCTGACGGTGGCGGCCACCGCGTCGATGCCCGGCACCACCGACGGCGCCACCGAACTGGTGCTCAAGGTCAAGCGCGTGCCCTACGACGTCTCGCTGGGCGCCGACCTGCGCCAGCCGCGCTCGCGCGCCGTCCTCAACGGCGTGTGGAACGATCCCTTCGTCGCCGGCGGACAGCTCAGCGCGTCGACGCTGGTGGGCGATTTCTCGCGCGAGAAGCTCTTCACGCTCGGCTACACGCAGCTCGTCGGCGCCGACGGGCTGGCCTGGCGGACCAGCCTGACGCGCTACAGCGGCTACCCCGACTCCCGCCTCGGCCGCGGCGCCCCGCTGGAGCGCCGCAACACCAACCAGCGCGCCGAACTCTCGGCCAGTCAACCCCTGCGGCTGGATGCGCGCGGCAGCCTGACGCTCAACGGCGGCTTCTACGCGGTCGACAATTCCGACGACTACCGGGTGCCGGCCAACGGCGTCACCCTGAGCGAGGACACGCGCGTGCGCGCCCTGTTCGCGCAGCTGGCCTATGTCGATGCGACCCCCGGACGCAGCCGCAGCGCCAGCGCCCTGCTCGCGCACGGCATCGACGGCCTGGGCGCGCGGGCGGTGGTGCGCAGCAACATCGACGCGCTCAACGGCGTGGGCCTGTCGCAGACCGATTTCACCCGCGTGACCTTCGACGCGAGCCAGCGCGACCGCTTCTCCGGCGGCTGGGGCACGGGCGTGTCGTTCGGCGGGCAGTACAGCGGCCAGTCGCTCGCCGCCTCGGAACGCATCGCCTTCGGCGGGCCGCGCTTCGCGCGCGGCTACGCGCCGGGCGACGGCGCCGGCGACGCCGGCTGGGGCGTCGGGGTGGAATTCAACCGGCAGTTCGCGCTGGACCTGCCGTGGCTGCGGCAGGTCGAGCCCTACGTGCTGCTGGAGGCGGCCCGGGTCTCGACGCGCTACGGCGAGCCGCTGCCGCGCGAGTTGCGCTCGATGGCGCTCGGGCTGCGGGTGTCGGACGCGCGCCACTACAGCATCGACGTGGCGGTCGCCAAGCCCACCGGCGACGCGGCGTTGAACAACCCGCTGCGCAAGACGCGGGTGAGCCTGCAGCTGAGCTACCGGCTGTCGGCGCCCTGA
- a CDS encoding DUF427 domain-containing protein: MKATWNGATIAESDDIVVLEGNHYFPIDSLNRDHVTFSNHRTTCPWKGAANYYSLLVNGELNADAAWYYADPKPEADEIRNRVAFWKGVKVEA, from the coding sequence ATGAAAGCAACCTGGAACGGCGCCACCATCGCCGAGAGCGACGACATCGTCGTGCTCGAAGGCAATCACTACTTCCCGATCGACTCGCTCAACCGCGACCACGTCACCTTCAGCAACCACCGCACCACCTGTCCCTGGAAGGGCGCGGCGAACTACTACTCGCTGCTGGTGAACGGGGAACTCAACGCCGACGCGGCCTGGTACTACGCCGATCCCAAGCCCGAAGCCGACGAGATCAGGAATCGGGTCGCCTTCTGGAAGGGCGTGAAGGTCGAGGCATGA
- a CDS encoding VF530 family protein, with amino-acid sequence MTQDLPPRPAPAPAPAPASQPRNPLHGLTLEAIVTALQAHYGWQGLGERVPLRCFTSDPSIASSLKLLRRTPWAREKVEGLYLFMLREQRRGGGGGRPDAGP; translated from the coding sequence GTGACCCAGGACCTTCCGCCCCGACCGGCACCGGCGCCCGCGCCCGCGCCCGCCTCCCAGCCGCGCAATCCGCTGCACGGCCTGACGCTGGAGGCCATCGTCACCGCGCTCCAGGCGCACTATGGCTGGCAGGGGCTGGGCGAGCGCGTTCCGCTGCGCTGCTTCACCAGCGACCCGAGCATCGCGTCGAGCCTGAAGCTGCTGCGCAGGACCCCGTGGGCGCGCGAGAAGGTCGAGGGCCTGTACCTCTTCATGCTGCGCGAGCAGCGTCGCGGCGGTGGTGGCGGCCGGCCGGACGCCGGGCCATGA
- a CDS encoding universal stress protein has translation MFHHILVPIDGSETSMLAVSKASGLALAFGSRITLIHVIDNYPFIGVGADYALGQNEYLAAATAGARAALAHGVEALAAEGLHSDQRVVDGHVVHEGIVDTAVGLGADLIVMGSHGRAGIEKLLLGSVTQRVLQDAPMPVMVVKGR, from the coding sequence ATGTTCCACCACATCCTGGTCCCCATCGACGGCTCCGAGACGTCCATGCTGGCGGTCAGCAAGGCCAGCGGCCTGGCGCTCGCGTTCGGCAGCCGCATCACGCTGATCCACGTCATCGACAACTATCCGTTCATCGGTGTCGGCGCGGACTACGCGCTCGGCCAGAACGAATACCTCGCCGCCGCCACCGCGGGTGCCCGCGCGGCGCTCGCCCACGGCGTCGAGGCCCTCGCGGCCGAGGGACTGCACAGCGACCAGCGCGTGGTCGACGGCCATGTCGTGCACGAGGGCATCGTCGACACCGCCGTGGGGCTGGGCGCCGACCTGATCGTGATGGGCTCGCACGGCCGCGCCGGCATCGAGAAGCTGCTGCTGGGCAGCGTCACGCAGCGCGTGCTGCAGGACGCGCCGATGCCGGTGATGGTGGTCAAGGGTCGCTGA
- the egtD gene encoding L-histidine N(alpha)-methyltransferase, which translates to MRGIPHHTVATAAAQTLAAPSASSPAPAASGPAPAASSEFGRDLRAGLSRPVRGISPKFFYDARGSALFDGICALPEYYPTRTELRILADSAAEIAAHIGPQAEIIEFGAGSLTKVRLLLDALEAPRRYVPIDISGDHLEGAAARLRADYPGLVVQPVAADYTMPLVLPAPGEGAGRRVGFFPGSTLGNFTSDEALSFLQLAARLLRGGGLLLGVDLVKDPAVLHAAYNDAQGITAAFNLNLLHRANAELGTDFDVDGFTHAAFYNAPHRRIEMHLVSRRRQTVTLDGERFEFAEGETLHTENSQKFTVDDLRALAVRAGFTPKAVWTDADRLFSVHWLQAPVAAQ; encoded by the coding sequence ATGCGAGGTATTCCCCATCACACCGTCGCGACCGCGGCGGCCCAGACGCTCGCCGCACCGTCGGCATCCAGCCCGGCACCGGCAGCGTCCGGCCCCGCCCCGGCGGCGTCCTCCGAGTTCGGGCGCGACCTGCGCGCCGGCCTGTCCCGCCCGGTGCGCGGCATCTCGCCCAAGTTCTTCTACGACGCCCGCGGCTCGGCACTGTTCGACGGCATCTGCGCGCTGCCCGAGTACTACCCGACGCGCACCGAGCTGCGCATCCTGGCCGACTCGGCGGCGGAGATCGCCGCGCACATCGGGCCGCAGGCGGAGATCATCGAGTTCGGCGCCGGCTCGCTGACCAAGGTGCGGCTGCTGCTCGACGCCCTGGAGGCCCCGCGCCGCTACGTGCCCATCGACATCTCGGGCGACCACCTCGAGGGCGCCGCCGCGCGGCTGCGCGCGGACTATCCCGGCCTCGTCGTGCAGCCCGTGGCGGCCGACTACACGATGCCGCTGGTGCTGCCCGCGCCGGGCGAGGGCGCCGGACGGCGGGTCGGGTTCTTTCCCGGCTCCACGCTGGGCAACTTCACCTCCGACGAGGCGCTGTCGTTCCTGCAACTGGCCGCGCGCCTGCTGCGCGGTGGCGGGCTGCTGCTGGGCGTCGACCTGGTCAAGGACCCGGCGGTGCTGCATGCCGCCTACAACGATGCCCAGGGCATCACGGCCGCGTTCAACCTCAACCTGCTGCACCGCGCCAACGCCGAGCTGGGCACCGATTTCGACGTCGACGGCTTCACGCACGCGGCGTTCTACAACGCGCCGCACCGCCGCATCGAGATGCACCTGGTGAGCCGCCGCCGGCAGACCGTGACGCTCGACGGCGAGCGCTTCGAGTTCGCCGAGGGCGAGACGCTGCACACGGAGAATTCGCAGAAGTTCACCGTCGACGACCTGCGCGCCCTGGCGGTCCGGGCCGGCTTCACGCCCAAGGCGGTCTGGACCGACGCGGACCGCCTGTTCAGCGTGCACTGGCTGCAGGCGCCCGTCGCGGCACAATAG
- a CDS encoding MFS transporter encodes MRMWTARLFGTAASQMLLVAIGWHMYDLTGSAWDLGLVGLYQFVPALVLALYAGHVVDRHHRGRIVAVCFAVQGVVALALLLAHVEHRDSRALLLGLSVVLGAVRAFQMPAQQALTPMLVPPVMLPRAMAFSSAGMQGAIIGGPALGGLLFALGTGVVYGASVALFLVGGVLVAGLRYVQPARVREPVTLATVFAGVDFIWRRKPVLGAISLDLFAVLLGGAVALLPIYARDILHTGAWGMGLLRSAPAAGALVASVWLTRRPIERRVGRTLLIAVAAFGVCMVVFGLSRSFMISLVALAVSGAADMVNVVIRQTLVQLETPDAMRGRVSAVNSIFIGASNQLGEFESGATAALLGPVGSVVLGGLGTVGVALAWFKLFPSLAQRDRLVAPAVAVTPAVK; translated from the coding sequence ATGCGGATGTGGACGGCGCGGCTGTTCGGCACCGCGGCCAGCCAGATGCTGCTGGTGGCCATCGGCTGGCACATGTACGACCTGACCGGCAGCGCCTGGGACCTGGGGCTGGTCGGGCTCTACCAGTTCGTGCCGGCGCTGGTGCTGGCGCTCTACGCGGGCCACGTGGTCGACCGCCACCACCGCGGGCGCATCGTGGCGGTGTGCTTCGCGGTCCAGGGCGTGGTCGCGCTGGCACTGCTGCTGGCCCACGTCGAGCACCGCGATTCGCGCGCGCTGCTGCTGGGGCTGTCGGTGGTGCTGGGCGCGGTGCGTGCCTTCCAGATGCCGGCCCAGCAGGCGCTCACGCCGATGCTGGTGCCCCCGGTCATGCTGCCGCGCGCCATGGCCTTCAGTTCGGCCGGCATGCAGGGCGCGATCATCGGCGGCCCCGCGCTCGGCGGACTGCTGTTCGCCCTGGGCACCGGCGTCGTCTACGGCGCGAGCGTGGCGCTGTTCCTGGTCGGCGGCGTGCTGGTCGCGGGCCTGCGCTACGTGCAACCCGCGCGCGTGCGCGAGCCGGTGACGCTGGCGACCGTGTTCGCCGGCGTCGACTTCATCTGGCGCCGCAAGCCCGTGCTGGGCGCGATCTCGCTGGACCTCTTCGCCGTGCTGCTGGGCGGCGCGGTGGCGCTGCTGCCGATCTACGCGCGCGACATCCTGCACACCGGCGCCTGGGGCATGGGGCTGCTGCGCAGCGCCCCGGCGGCCGGCGCGCTGGTGGCCTCGGTGTGGCTCACGCGGCGGCCGATCGAGCGCCGGGTCGGGCGCACGCTCCTGATCGCGGTGGCGGCCTTCGGCGTGTGCATGGTGGTGTTCGGCCTGTCGCGCAGCTTCATGATCTCGCTGGTCGCGCTGGCCGTCTCGGGCGCGGCCGACATGGTCAATGTCGTCATCCGCCAGACCCTGGTGCAGCTGGAGACGCCCGACGCGATGCGCGGGCGGGTCAGCGCGGTCAATTCGATCTTCATCGGCGCGAGCAACCAGCTCGGCGAATTCGAATCCGGCGCCACGGCGGCGCTGCTCGGACCGGTGGGCTCGGTGGTGCTGGGCGGTCTGGGCACCGTGGGCGTGGCGCTGGCGTGGTTCAAGCTGTTCCCGTCGCTCGCCCAGCGTGACCGGCTCGTGGCGCCGGCCGTGGCGGTCACGCCAGCGGTGAAGTGA
- a CDS encoding alpha/beta hydrolase, with protein sequence MSTATLPPIERLTAPDPVAAIIVIHGLGADGNDFVPVARELDLSPVGAVRFVFPNAPVMKVTVNGGYPMPAWYDIAGPGQPEDAAGLHASRATIEALIDNEVARGIPAERIVVAGFSQGCAMALLTGLRHARRLAGIVGLSGYLPLAPTTAAERSDANRDTPIFLAHGSRDGVVPIARALATRDALVGLGCTVDWHEYPMEHSVSMEEIADLEAFLQRVLARP encoded by the coding sequence ATGTCCACCGCCACCCTCCCTCCCATCGAACGCCTGACCGCGCCCGACCCGGTCGCCGCCATCATCGTCATCCACGGCCTGGGCGCCGACGGCAACGATTTCGTTCCCGTCGCGCGCGAACTCGACCTGTCGCCGGTCGGTGCGGTGCGCTTCGTGTTCCCGAACGCGCCGGTGATGAAGGTCACCGTCAACGGCGGCTACCCGATGCCCGCCTGGTACGACATCGCCGGTCCGGGACAGCCCGAGGACGCCGCCGGCCTGCACGCGTCGCGCGCGACCATCGAGGCGCTCATCGACAACGAGGTCGCCCGCGGCATCCCGGCCGAACGGATCGTGGTCGCCGGTTTCTCGCAGGGCTGCGCGATGGCGCTGCTGACCGGGCTGCGCCACGCCCGGCGCCTCGCCGGCATCGTCGGCCTCTCTGGCTACCTGCCGCTGGCGCCGACCACCGCGGCCGAGCGCAGCGACGCCAACCGCGACACGCCGATCTTCCTGGCGCACGGCTCGCGCGACGGCGTGGTGCCGATCGCGCGCGCGCTGGCGACCCGCGACGCGCTGGTCGGCCTGGGCTGCACCGTCGACTGGCACGAATACCCGATGGAGCATTCGGTGTCGATGGAGGAGATCGCCGATCTGGAAGCCTTCCTGCAGCGCGTGCTGGCGCGGCCCTGA
- a CDS encoding 2OG-Fe dioxygenase family protein translates to MTTAFAPPATAPDAVVGRLRTHGYAVLDPEGVARWLGLPLDALEPLRADWDDLPPDAYLKDGGRYRQRRHACFLVDGEAVAPVAQRAHWQPVEYNALHGGMHRWFAPMKAASVALPAWQALMGRLADVASALYGARRWFVEAHQFRIDTAGGIGRPTPEGAHRDGVDLVAVMLVARTGIRGGETRVFEADGPRGERFTLTAPWSLLLLDDARVIHESTPIQPLADRDGNHLAGGHRDTLVVTCRRDGFQGG, encoded by the coding sequence GTGACCACCGCCTTCGCGCCGCCCGCGACGGCACCCGACGCGGTCGTCGGACGGCTGCGGACGCACGGCTACGCGGTGCTCGACCCCGAAGGGGTCGCCCGGTGGCTGGGCCTGCCGCTCGATGCCCTCGAACCCCTGCGCGCCGACTGGGACGACCTGCCGCCCGACGCCTACCTGAAGGATGGCGGACGCTACCGCCAGCGGCGCCATGCCTGTTTCCTGGTCGATGGCGAAGCGGTCGCGCCGGTGGCGCAGCGGGCGCACTGGCAACCGGTCGAATACAACGCGCTGCACGGCGGCATGCACCGCTGGTTCGCGCCCATGAAGGCGGCCAGCGTGGCGCTGCCCGCCTGGCAGGCCCTGATGGGCCGCCTCGCCGACGTGGCGAGCGCGCTGTACGGCGCGCGGCGCTGGTTCGTCGAGGCGCACCAGTTCCGCATCGACACCGCCGGCGGCATCGGCCGTCCCACGCCCGAGGGCGCGCACCGCGACGGCGTCGACCTGGTGGCCGTGATGCTGGTGGCGCGCACCGGCATCCGGGGCGGCGAGACGCGCGTCTTCGAGGCCGACGGCCCGCGCGGCGAGCGCTTCACGCTGACCGCGCCCTGGAGCCTCCTGCTGCTCGACGACGCCCGCGTCATCCACGAGTCCACGCCGATCCAGCCGCTGGCCGACCGCGACGGCAATCACCTGGCCGGGGGGCACCGCGACACGCTGGTCGTGACCTGCCGGCGCGACGGCTTCCAGGGCGGGTGA